One Melitaea cinxia chromosome 20, ilMelCinx1.1, whole genome shotgun sequence DNA segment encodes these proteins:
- the LOC123663743 gene encoding ATP-dependent RNA helicase WM6 translates to MADNDDLLDYEDEEQADQQTADGTTEAAPKKEVKGSYVSIHSSGFRDFLLKPEILRAIVDCGFEHPSEVQHECIPQAVLGMDILCQAKSGMGKTAVFVLATLQQLEPSENHVYVLVMCHTRELAFQISKEYERFSKYMAGVRVSVFFGGMPIQKDEDVLKTACPHIVVGTPGRILALVNSKKLNLKHLKHFILDECDKMLESLDMRRDVQEIFRNTPHGKQVMMFSATLSKEIRPVCKKFMQDPMEVYVDDEAKLTLHGLQQHYVKLKENEKNKKLFELLDVLEFNQVVIFVKSVQRCIALAQLLTDQNFPAIGIHRNMTQDERLSRYQQFKDFQKRILVATNLFGRGMDIERVNIVFNYDMPEDSDTYLHRVARAGRFGTKGLAITMVSDENDAKILNEVQDRFDVNITELPEEIELSTYIEGR, encoded by the coding sequence ATGGCAGACAACGACGATCTTCTCGACTATGAAGATGAGGAGCAAGCCGATCAACAAACCGCTGACGGAACAACCGAAGCGGCGCCAAAAAAAGAGGTTAAGGGATCTTATGTATCGATTCACAGCTCAGGTTTCAGAGATTTCCTACTGAAACCTGAAATCTTACGAGCCATCGTCGACTGCGGTTTCGAGCATCCATCGGAAGTGCAACATGAGTGCATCCCGCAAGCTGTTCTCGGTATGGATATCTTATGTCAAGCTAAGTCTGGTATGGGGAAAACCGCGGTTTTCGTGTTGGCGACGCTGCAGCAACTGGAGCCTTCCGAAAATCACGTCTACGTACTCGTAATGTGCCATACGAGAGAGTTAGCATTCCAGATCAGCAAAGAGTATGAGCGTTTCTCCAAGTATATGGCCGGCGTCAGAGTCTCAGTATTCTTCGGTGGGATGCCGATTCAAAAAGACGAGGACGTACTGAAAACTGCATGCCCCCACATCGTAGTAGGAACCCCGGGTCGCATTTTAGCATTAGTAAACAGTAAGAAATTGAATCTTAAACACTTAAAGCACTTTATTCTGGACGAGTGCGACAAGATGCTGGAGTCACTTGACATGAGACGTGACGTGCAGGAGATTTTCCGCAACACTCCGCATGGGAAGCAAGTGATGATGTTTTCTGCCACCTTGAGCAAGGAGATCAGGCCGGTGTGCAAGAAATTCATGCAGGACCCTATGGAAGTGTATGTTGACGATGAAGCAAAACTGACATTGCACGGTTTGCAACAACATTATGTCAAGCTCAAGGAGAACGAGAAAAATAAGAAGCTGTTCGAGCTCTTGGATGTTCTAGAATTTAATCAAGTAGTGATATTTGTAAAGTCAGTTCAAAGATGCATAGCACTCGCTCAACTTCTAACGGACCAGAACTTCCCAGCTATAGGTATTCACAGAAATATGACACAAGATGAACGCCTTTCCCGCTATCAACAGTTCAaggatttccaaaaaaggatatTAGTAGCTACAAATCTTTTTGGCAGAGGAATGGACATAGAACGAGTCAATATTGTCTTCAACTACGATATGCCAGAGGACTCGGACACGTACCTACACAGAGTGGCTAGGGCTGGTAGATTTGGTACCAAAGGCCTGGCCATAACAATGGTATCTGATGAGAACGACGCTAAGATCTTAAATGAAGTACAGGACCGTTTCGACGTCAACATAACTGAGCTACCTGAAGAAATCGAATTATCAACTTATATTGAAGGCCGATAA
- the LOC123663465 gene encoding venom serine carboxypeptidase-like, which yields MNTRYNGLVAFCYLFIFNIFSFAYSLGFLYVYPRVKLEAKTPSLGDPGEPLILTPYIDKGNIELAQNVSRVPLTEKIGFISHAGFFTVNKKYNSNLYFWYFPAFNKNKDAPVVLWLQGGPGGSSLFGLFTENGPLVAKKEGFSIRKHHWALKNHLIFIDNPVGTGFSFTNKDGYCTDEECIAKGLYSCLDQFFNMFPNLRKNEFYITGESYAGKYIPSLGVEIHNQNMLNKQKINLKGLALGNAYCDPINQMDYGDYLYQHGLIDDRQRNFFNKMQVEIVKNIKKENWVEAGILMDSLMDGDLTNFSYFKNFTGFDNYYNFLIPLNMSDMSIYIDMLNNEEIRRSAHVGALPFQTGEEVQMHLAMDILKSVAPLVADLLSHYRVMFYNGQLDIIVAYPLTENFLCNLNFSSSDEYKKAPRNIWKVNDDIAGYVKKAGNITEVLVRNAGHMVPHDQPKWALDLITRFIENKF from the coding sequence ATGAACACTAGATACAATGGTCTCGTCGCTTTTTGctacttatttatattcaatattttctcTTTCGCATATTCATTAGGATTTCTATATGTTTATCCACGTGTGAAATTGGAGGCAAAAACGCCATCGTTAGGAGATCCTGGTGAGCCGCTTATTTTAACCCCCTACATAGATAAAGGAAATATTGAATTAGCACAGAATGTTTCCCGCGTTCCACTTACTGAAAAAATAGGCTTTATAAGTCATGCAGGATTTTTTACAGTGAACAAGAAGTAtaattctaatttatatttctgGTACTTTcctgcatttaataaaaataaggacGCTCCCGTTGTTTTGTGGCTACAAGGAGGCCCAGGGGGTAGTTCTCTATTTGGATTATTTACTGAAAATGGACCCTTAGTTGCAAAGAAGGAGGGCTTTTCTATAAGAAAACATCATTGGGCTCTCAAAAATCAtctaatttttattgataaccCTGTAGGCACTGGATTTAGCTTTACAAATAAAGATGGATACTGTACTGATGAGGAGTGTATCGCAAAAGGTTTATACAGTTGTTTGGATCAATTTTTCAACATGTTTCCGAATTTGagaaaaaatgaattttacatcACTGGAGAATCTTATGCAGGGAAATATATACCGTCTCTTGGTGTGGAAATTCACAACCAAAACATGCTaaacaaacagaaaataaatCTCAAAGGCTTAGCTCTAGGTAATGCATACTGTGATCCTATTAATCAAATGGACTATGGCGATTATTTGTATCAACATGGTTTAATAGATGATAGACAaaggaatttttttaataaaatgcagGTGGAGATAGTTAAGaacattaaaaaagaaaactggGTAGAAGCCGGGATACTCATGGACTCCTTAATGGATGGAGATCTGacaaatttttcttattttaaaaattttacaggtTTTGATAATTACTACAACTTTCTGATACCATTGAATATGTCAGATATgtctatttatatagatatgttGAATAATGAAGAAATTAGACGCAGTGCTCATGTCGGTGCACTACCGTTTCAAACTGGAGAAGAGGTTCAAATGCATTTAGCAATGGACATTTTGAAATCTGTGGCACCATTAGTTGCAGACCTACTTTCCCACTATCGAGTCATGTTTTACAACGGTCAGCTCGACATCATTGTTGCATATCCATTAACAGAAAATTTTCTATGTAATTTGAACTTTTCATCATCTGATGAGTATAAAAAGGCACCAAGAAACATTTGGAAGGTTAATGATGATATAGCGGGATATGTGAAGAAAGCTGGTAATATTACCGAGGTGCTGGTTAGAAACGCTGGTCACATGGTGCCACACGACCAGCCTAAGTGGGCCTTAGATCTCATTACTcgttttatagaaaataaattttag
- the LOC123663333 gene encoding venom serine carboxypeptidase gives MSALPIWVLLLIQILCVNCFFHRYPKLNLGERDDGDPGDPLFLTPYIESGNITEGRRLARVPFTESLRIKSYAGFFTVDKQYESNQFFWYFPAMISDKKDAPVIVWLQGGPGATSLYGLFTENGPLRVRNKRFERRKYNWALSHHIIYIDNPVGTGFSFTKDPKGYCVNQTQIGEQLYSTLIQFFQLFPELQPNKFFVTGESYAGKYVPALAYTIYKKNPTAKIKINLKALAIGNGLSDPEHQLVYSKYLYQIGLIDWNQAAEFADAESKAIDLIKHQEWDKAFEAFDSLLNGDLIGGKSTFYNMTGFEFYFNYLHTKDYTQYEDFGPMLQNSKVRKSIHVGNLPFHDGKDVEEHLKQDVMKSVAPWISELLDHYYIVIYNGQLDVIVAYPLTLNYLRNLNFTGSDEYKSAKRYQWYVDGELAGYVKQGGKLVEIMVRNAGHMVPGDQPKWALDLITRLTHEKTFN, from the coding sequence ATGTCGGCTTTACCAATATGGGTCTTattacttatacaaatattatgtgTAAATTGTTTCTTTCATCGTTATCCGAAATTAAATCTCGGAGAACGAGACGATGGAGATCCTGGTGATCCTCTTTTCCTCACACCGTATATCGAGAGTGGGAATATCACAGAAGGTAGGCGGCTAGCTCGAGTACCTTTTACTGAGAGTCTACGTATCAAAAGTTATGCCGGCTTTTTCACAGTCGACAAACAATATGAATCAAACCAATTCTTTTGGTATTTTCCGGCTATGATAAGCGATAAAAAAGATGCTCCAGTGATTGTGTGGCTTCAAGGAGGACCAGGAGCTACTTCACTTTATGGACTTTTCACCGAAAATGGACCTCTAAGAGTTCGTAACAAAAGATTTGAAAGACGCAAGTATAACTGGGCTCTGAGTCATCACATTATCTACATTGATAACCCTGTCGGTACAGGTTTCAGTTTTACCAAAGATCCAAAAGGTTACTGTGTTAATCAGACACAAATAGGAGAACAACTGTATTCTACTCTTATACAGTTTTTCCAACTGTTTCCAGAACTACAGCCCAACAAATTCTTTGTCACTGGAGAATCATATGCTGGTAAATATGTACCTGCGTTGGCTTACACAATCTACAAGAAGAACCCtacagcaaaaataaaaataaatttaaaggcaTTGGCTATTGGTAACGGTCTCAGTGACCCTGAGCATCAGTTAGTTTACAGCAAGTACTTGTATCAAATAGGTTTGATTGACTGGAATCAAGCCGCCGAGTTTGCCGATGCTGAATCGAAAGCCatagatttaataaaacatcAAGAATGGGATAAGGCATTTGAGGCTTTTGATAGCTTACTGAATGGAGATTTGATAGGTGGAAAgagtacattttataatatgacaggatttgaattttattttaactacttACATACTAAGGATTACACCCAATATGAGGATTTTGGTCCCATGTTACAGAATAGCAAAGTAAGGAAGTCTATTCATGTGGGAAATTTGCCATTCCACGATGGGAAAGACGTTGAAGAGCACTTGAAACAGGATGTAATGAAATCTGTAGCACCATGGATATCAGAACTGTTAGATCATTATTATATTGTCATATACAATGGACAGCTCGACGTTATTGTTGCGTACCCATTGACACTGAATTACTTGAGGAATCTTAATTTTACTGGTTCTGATGAGTATAAATCGGCAAAGAGATACCAGTGGTATGTTGATGGAGAACTGGCAGGGTACGTGAAGCAGGGTGGGAAACTAGTAGAAATAATGGTTAGGAATGCCGGTCACATGGTACCTGGTGATCAACCAAAATGGGCTCTCGATTTGATTACGAGACTGACTcatgaaaaaacttttaactag